TTAAGGTTTAtactggcaaaaaaacaaaaaaagggaggGGCTATTATCACacgcatttattttattttttttttcaatttttatttatttatgatagtcacagagagagagagagaggcagagacacaggccgagggagaagcaggctccatgcaccaggagcccgacgtgggattcgatcccgggtctccaggatcgcgccctgggccaaaggcaggcaccaaaccgctgcgccacccagggatcacacgCATTTAGTAAGTATTGAATAATCAGAACGTGAAAACTGATGGAAATACTATGCAAGGTTCTTGTAGAGACAGAGTATATGCATGAGAAAAACAGCATTCTTACATTTCACAAACACATCTTGAAGTATTTATTACTGAaatccaaatgtttttttttttttcctttccataatGAACTACATGGCTGTTCTCTTTAGTAGTAATTGCAGATTTTACCCTACATGTCAACTACTGGCTGCTCACTGCACGAAGTTAAACTAGCTCCAATTTCCTTTTGGCAGTTCTAATGCAAAGCTCGGAGAGTATCTGTAGCCTAATCAATACCTTGCTGTGAGTCTTACTTTGTACTTAAATGCTTGATGGGGAAACCATCTGAATATTCCACTGTACGGCTCTGATACCTGAAATCAAGGAGTGAATTGTGTTGAGGTCATCGACTGTGGACCTTCTCCGTTTGTCCTTCCCACTCAAAAACACTTAAAGCCGGCCTTCGCACAGATGATTTTTGAACAATCACCAAATTATGCAAGTAAACCCTTCACgtcttcttctcctccctcccccactttgCAAGTTATTAAGTGTTCTGGTAAATTCTCAGCCAAGAATGACTCATGAGGAAACCCTGCATCCTTGCACTCCCAGGACGAGGATGGCTCTGGCGCATCACAGTTTCCACGTCTTGGTGTTTCCCTCCGTCTCCTCGTGAGGAGAGCTGGGACTTCTCTGTCCTGGAAGGAGAAGCAACCAAGGATTCCGGAGAAAGAGCTTGCAACCCCACGGGAAGACCCAATCACGCAGGTTGCGGGGAGCAAGGCTGCACACCCTCTTAAAACACGGCCGTCGGATAAAGTCCCTTTCTCCGGTTCCTTCCCTGCTTACCGTTCAGTCCCCGCAGGGTTCCGggatgcccccccccaccccaccccccggccgCGCGGGGGTcgctgcccccgcccctgccccacccccacccccgtccctgcgcccccgccccggcccccccgcccctgctccttcccccacctgaccctgaccctgccccactcccctgccaccccgcccctgccccccgccccctccccctgcccccctccgcccctacccccctcgcccccgcccccgcccccgcccccgccccgctcctccCTTTCATCTTTTCCTCCCCTCCCAACTCAACCGAGTCGCACAGCGGAAGAGGGGAGGGTCTCCCCGCGGCCTGTTTGCAAGAAATGAGGCGTGGGAAGAGGGCGCGCTCTCCAAAAAACAAGGGCGGGGGGTTGGAAAACATCTTAACTCAAAATAAAGCACTTGCACCCCGGTCCGCTCCCAGCAGCCTCTCCCCGCCGGGGCCTGCACCCCTCCAGGGCCGGGAGCGCCCCCTCCCGTCGTCCCGTCGTCCCGTCGTCCCGTCGTCCCGTCGCGGGGGCGCGGCTGGCGGCGAGGCGTCCCGGTCCGATCCCACACGCAACCCCGCGAGCCGCCGCGAGGGCCCGAGCGCGCaccgagccggagccggagccggagcccgagccccggACGTCAGCCCACCTCGCTTCGAGAGCCTTCGGCGGCGCCCGTGACCGCCGcgggccgcgccgcccgcccccgcgcccgggTGCAGCCGACCAATCGGTGCCCTCGGGGGGCGGGCCCGGcggcggaggccccgccccctccccgccgccgcccatAAAGgcggcgcccgcgccccgccgcgcagAGCTGCGGCCCCGGCAGGCGGTGGACGATGCAAAGTGCCATGTTCCTGGCCGTCCAGCACGACTGCGGATCCATGGACAAGAGCTCGAGCAGCAGCCCCAAGCACGAGGAGAAGCGGGAAAAGATGAAGCGGACCCTGTGAGTACGGCCCTCGGGCGCCCGCCCCGCGCTGCGCACCTGGCGCTCCGGGTTTGCTGCGAACGTGATGACGTTAGGAAACCCTGCGACCCGCAACCCGCGCCTCTGCAGGGAAAAGCAAAAATGTGGAAGAGGGCAGTTAGCTAAGTAAGGTTCAATCTGCGTGCGTGAGCCAAGGACCCTCGGGTAGTTTAGGACTGAGAGCATGTTAGATAGGGAGGCGGTGGTggtgaggaggatgaggaggctAAGACCTCGCAGGTTGGCTTTGTGGCCCCTGCGTCTAAGGTAGCAGCCGAGGATCCTGGGGCCGAAGCACATCCCCAGCACTGGTGCCTTGCATTATAAGTTCTGATCAGCTTGCACAGCTTCCGGATTGGAATATTTTGGCTGGTTGTGAACATACTCGTTTTAaaatcgctttttttttttttgactgaattGCTTAATTCACCCACTAAAGATTGTGCAGCAAATCATCGTTATGCATCATCTGCTTAAAATGAGTGTTGTAGttgggctggggcaggggaactcagtctctctctctctctctctctctctctctctctctctcggacaCACATACACCCCCTGCCTCATGGCTTCTGGAGTGGTCCAGAGCCTCTTGCTCTAAGGGTAGGAGGGAAATGAACACCCACTGGCTCCAAGCAGTTCCAGTGTTAGGTTTCTTCAAGTGTGAAATGTCTCAGAATTGTAATCAAGGCTGCAGAAAAACTGCGGTCTTTTGTGGGTCAGAAATTGCATCTGTCTTTTTGAAATATGCCATCTAAATTCATTTAAATGTCCTAGGTAGACTTACCCTTGGTTATGAGAGTAGTACTTCTGCTCAGATGAAGGGATGAAACTAATTGCGTTAAGCACGTAGGTGCTAGGTTTAAATGTAAAATGAGTAAGACTGACTTGAAGATTCTTGTTGCTACTGGGTGGCTTTATTTGGTAAAAATGCCTTCAGCTGCCACAGCAATTTCAAACGTTGTCACTtagtgaatatcttttttttcttttctttttaagattaaaagATTGGAAGACCCGTTTGAGCTACTTCTTACAAAATTCGTCGTCTCCTGGGAAGCCCAAAAATGGCAAGAAAAGCAAACAGCAAACCTTCATCAAGTAAGTTGAAAAATCTTGTATTTGCGAACATGAATAGCTAGCTGCTGAGCTGAAAAGAGGAATTCTGATGTGCACGAGCTAATGAGCAGACCTTCTTTTGCAGGCCTTCTCCTGAGGAAGCACAGCTGTGGTCAGAAGCGTTTGATGAGCTGCTAGCCAGTAAATGTAAGTTAACCTTTTGAATTTGATCCATTTCACAAGATATCACAAATATCACAAGAGTCCACAAAGGTGTTCACAACAGAAAAGCAGATTGCTCAAGGGGAATTCAAATTTGCAATCACTAAAGATCTAAtgcctatttttctcctttatttcctgtTTAACCATAGAAATACATGGTTTCTTCACTGTAGATAGGGAAGGAAAAGTAGCCCAAATTGTAGGGGCAGTTGCTCTTCCTTAAGGTTGAATTGAATCAGCTTTTTCCATTGCATACAAGGTTTCCAGGAGGTTTGGAGCCCAGAGAATTTAGGTTCCCCtctaaatatttgcattaaaagCAAAGTTAAGTATATTTTGTAGCAGTGTGCCAGCTTATGCATTTTGCCTATTAGCATCTTAGTCTTTAAAAGGCTAAATTCTGAGGGTTACAAGTTTGAGTGAAATATAGAAAATTGCCatcatttagaaataataaaatatagggaTGGGAGAATGGTAGTTCTGGaaaaattttaaggcattaaTTGGTCACCCAATTTACATTCTGCAtgtttttccccccctttcttcctccccagaTGGTCTTGCTGCATTCAGGgcttttttaaaatctgagtttTGTGAAGAAAATATTGAGTTCTGGCTGGCCTGCGAAGACTTCAAAAAAACCAAGTCACCCCAAAAGCTGTCCTCCAAAGCAAGGAAAATATATACTGATTTCATAGAAAAAGAAGCACCTAAAGAGGTAAGGGGGGcaaaaaaagaacttcaattcagcatattttgaatattcttagcaccaaaatgaaacaaaaagacattaaattaaAGGGGGGAGGGACAAGATTGTTTCAAGAAACTAATTCTAGTTTTTAATTCGcttaatttcatttcttcaatGACTTGGCTAATGAAGCTCATCACACATTATAGTTTTTGCTGCTTGTTTTCAACGATTAAATAGGTATCAGTCCCTAGCTTTGAATATGGAATAAacccctttttttttataatttcagataAACATAGACTTTCAAACCAAAACTCTGATTGCCCAAAACATACAAGAAGCTACAAGTGGCTGCTTTACAACCGCCCAGAAAAGGGTCTACAGCTTGATGGAGAACAACTCTTATCCCCGTTTCTTGGAGTCAGAATTCTATCAGGACTTGTGTAAAAAGCCACAGATCGCCACAGAGCCCCATGCTACATGAGACGAAAAGGGGAGCCCAAGAGTGGAGGACATTTCATTTTGTTCCTAAGGGGAAAGGCTGCGACCTTCCAAAAAGACTGACCTTGAATTTAGCCTGGGTGTTCAGGAAACATCACTCAGAACTATTGATTCAGAGTTAGTGAATCAGGAAGCTGGTGACTGTGTAGGAGAAGCTTGTGTTGGGACGGCTCCCATAGCTCTGTCTAGAACCCAGGGAGAAGGTGGTCCAAATGTGGTGTGTCTCACTCACACTGGAAAGGCAGGAATGGGAGACCCAAAGGTCTGATGTGACACTGTTGGTCCAAACACATTTAAAATCAATAGGTCTGGGATTATGTGGCCTTAGCTAGCTGGCTGTATATCTTTCCCTAATTCAGTCCATTACCACATAGTGGTTTTAGTTTTAGTTATTTAGAAtaagtaatattaaaatgtttactgtGTGCAAGG
This DNA window, taken from Canis aureus isolate CA01 chromosome 38, VMU_Caureus_v.1.0, whole genome shotgun sequence, encodes the following:
- the RGS2 gene encoding regulator of G-protein signaling 2 isoform X1, with translation MQSAMFLAVQHDCGSMDKSSSSSPKHEEKREKMKRTLLKDWKTRLSYFLQNSSSPGKPKNGKKSKQQTFIKPSPEEAQLWSEAFDELLASKYGLAAFRAFLKSEFCEENIEFWLACEDFKKTKSPQKLSSKARKIYTDFIEKEAPKEINIDFQTKTLIAQNIQEATSGCFTTAQKRVYSLMENNSYPRFLESEFYQDLCKKPQIATEPHAT
- the RGS2 gene encoding regulator of G-protein signaling 2 isoform X2 yields the protein MTLGNPATRNPRLCREKQKCGRGQLAKLKDWKTRLSYFLQNSSSPGKPKNGKKSKQQTFIKPSPEEAQLWSEAFDELLASKYGLAAFRAFLKSEFCEENIEFWLACEDFKKTKSPQKLSSKARKIYTDFIEKEAPKEINIDFQTKTLIAQNIQEATSGCFTTAQKRVYSLMENNSYPRFLESEFYQDLCKKPQIATEPHAT